The sequence below is a genomic window from Sorangiineae bacterium MSr12523.
GCTTACCGCCGCCTGGCCGTCGCCATCGGCGATCGCCGCGCCATCGCCGCCGCCCTCACCACGGTCATCACGGGCATCGTCAGCGCCATCGCGCTCAGCGCGGTCGTGTACATCCTCGTGCGGGAGCTCTTTTTCCTCGTCTCCATCTTCCAGCACAAACTGGGCAGCGACTCCTTGACGGAGCTGATCGGCGAACGCGCGACCCGGCTGTTCGACCGCCTCGGCATCGACCGCGGCGTCGCCATCACGCGCCTCCGGCACGAGCTCACCGCCGCCAGCGAATACGCCGCGCGCGCGGCCGGCACCCTGGTCCAGGCCACCACCAGCGCCATGCTCGGCTTGGTCGTGGCGGTGATGACCATGTATTACGTGCTCCTCGAGTGGCCCAACATCGCCATCCGCCTCGAGCGCGTGCTCCCGCTCGATCCGCGGCACACGCGGGCCTTGGTGCTCGAATTTCGCGACGTCGGGCGCAGCTCCTTCGTCGGCACCATCGCCACGGCGGCCGTGCAAGGGCTGCTCGGCGGCATCGGGTACGCGTGGGCGGGGCTCTCCAGCGCCGTCACCTTGGGCTTGCTCACGTCCATCGCGTCGTTCGTGCCGCTGGTGGGTACCTCGCTCGTGTGGATCGGCGTCGCGGTTTACCTTCTGGTCAACGGCAAGCTCCTGGGCGCCTTCCTGGTCTGCGGCTGGGGCTTTTTCGTCGTGATGGGCCTGTCGGACTACTTCATCCGCCCGCGCTTGGTCGGCGGGGCCGGTCACGGCCATCCCTTGCTCATGCTGGTGGCCCTTCTCGGCGGGATCGAAGTCTTTGGCCTTGCGGGGCTCATCGTCGGACCCATCTTGATGTCGCTCTTCCTTGCCGCCCTCCGCATTTACGAGCGCGAGGTCGACACGGAAGACCTTCCCGATCGCCGCGTCTCCACCAGCCAGCTCGAAGAACCATCGCCAACCCGACCAAGAAAGACGCTCCACGAGCACGAGGAATAACGAAGCATGTGCCCGCACTGCCGCCAGAACGCCCCCATCGTCTACCGAGGCGCCTTGGCGTATTGCACCGCATGCGGCAAGCCTCGCGTTCCGCTCACCGGCGAGGGGCTCAACCTCGCCGGGCAGCCCGCCAAAGTGGGCGGCTCCGTGGCCCGCGTCCTCGGTTGGATCGTGCTCGCCGTGGGGCTCATCACGGCGTTGCTCACCGGCGCGCTCTTTCAAGCGATCTTCCCGGCGGGTGTCTTCGGTTACATCCTCGGCATTCTCATCGCGGGCATATCGGTCGCGTTCGGGTGGCTGCTCCTCTCGGGCGGCAAAAGCCTCCACAAGAGCGGCACGGAAAAAGAGCGCTTCACGCGCGAGCAAGCCATCTTCGCCCTCGCGCGCAACCGCGGCGGCATGCTCTCCACGATGGACGTCTCCCAGGCGCTGAACCTGCCGCTGCCTGCGGCCGACACCCTCATGACGACCTTCGCCAAGGAAGATCCCGATCGGGTCCGCCTCGAGGTCGACGACGCCGGCAGCATCTACTACGTCTTCCCACAGATCGCGCTCCCCCCTCCCGCGGGCTCCGTCCGCGTCGAGGCGGGCGGTGTTCGCGTCGCCGAACCCCCCGCCGCCGTCCCAACCGAGGAACCGATCGAAATCGAAGAGCAAATGCGCGCGAAGCGCTGATTCAGCGGAGCGTTCACAGGAAGGAATGAAGACGACGGAGGAGATCGCGCAACTGGCGCGCTCGGTGCTTCGAGCTGCGTCTCGCACTGGATTGCGTGATCCGGCCTCATCATCGCATGATGCGGAAGGACCAACGGGCACGCGGCCTATTGCGCGAATTTGGAGCCCAGGGCGGTGGGGAGTGGGGAAAGCGATTGCCGTTGGAGCGCCCACGACGTAGCGTTCGACTGGAGCAAAATGTCTATGCCGCGATTGCGCCATGATCGAGTTCTCCTGGCACGTTGGATCTCCTGGCCCGCACGTTTGGCCGTGTGACCACCACGTCTGGTGCAGCAATGACTACCTCGGTATGGGGCAGAACCCGCGCGTCATCGAGGCGATGAAACGAGCCATCGACCAATTCGGTGCGGGCTCGGGCGGTTCGCGCAATGTATCCCTTTCATCTCGGCCGCGTCCCATATCGTCTCCGTCTTCGTCGGGAACGATAGTCTGGCCAAGCAGGCTTCGGCGCTCCTTCTCCAGCGCTATGGCATCTACGTTCAAGCCATCGACGCGCCGAGCGTACGCCCCGGCGGGGAGATCCTCCGCGTCGCGCCGTCGGCGGTGCACACCACGGCGGAAGTCCAGAACTTCGCCGAAGCGCTCGATGCGGTCTGGACGGAGCTCCGCATCCATCGCGTTCACGCTTCGCCCGAAGCGTCGAACGGCAGCAATCGTACCCAATCGGAAGCGCAAGCGTCCAACCCCGGCTGAGAGGCATCGATCATGTACATCTCGCTAGCGGCCGTGCTCGCCGAATCCGCCGCCCGACGACCGGACCACGTCGCGATCGTCCACGGCACTCAGAAGGTCACGTACGACGAGCTGTGGATTCGGGCACGGCAGTGTGCCGCGGCGTTGCGCGACCGCGGCATTGGCCCCGGTGACAAGGTCGCACTGCTGCTACCGAACACGCCGGAGTTCCCGATGGTCTACTTCGGTGTGCTCGCGCTCGGCGCGGTCGCCGTGCCCGTGCATTGGTTGCTCAAAGCCGACGAAGTGGAGCACGTGCTGCGGGATTCCGGGGCCAAAGCGCTGGTATGTGGGGCGTCTTTTTTGAAGGAGGGACTGAAAGCCGCCGCGGCGGCGCACCTTCCCGTCTTCACGATGATGGCCGACGATGACGCGGCTGGGCCCCGCCTCGACGTGCTCGCCGAACGAGCCACACCCATCGAACGATGCGTGCTGCGCCAGCCGAGCGATGTTGCCGTGATCCTCTACACGTCCGGCACCACGGGTCGCCCCAAAGGGGCGATGCTCACGCATTCCAATCTCACGATGAACGTCAACACCACCATGCTCGCTCCGTTCGAGTTTCGGCAGGATGACGT
It includes:
- a CDS encoding AI-2E family transporter; translation: MVASRQKDAEVARSAPPSSPAGAVSPRDRRAVVPLSDVELPRLSMAPVAPETARGRRIALTVVVVLTFLTVAWIASPLWVGIALGTVMAFTAQPAYRRLAVAIGDRRAIAAALTTVITGIVSAIALSAVVYILVRELFFLVSIFQHKLGSDSLTELIGERATRLFDRLGIDRGVAITRLRHELTAASEYAARAAGTLVQATTSAMLGLVVAVMTMYYVLLEWPNIAIRLERVLPLDPRHTRALVLEFRDVGRSSFVGTIATAAVQGLLGGIGYAWAGLSSAVTLGLLTSIASFVPLVGTSLVWIGVAVYLLVNGKLLGAFLVCGWGFFVVMGLSDYFIRPRLVGGAGHGHPLLMLVALLGGIEVFGLAGLIVGPILMSLFLAALRIYEREVDTEDLPDRRVSTSQLEEPSPTRPRKTLHEHEE